Proteins encoded within one genomic window of Carassius gibelio isolate Cgi1373 ecotype wild population from Czech Republic chromosome A4, carGib1.2-hapl.c, whole genome shotgun sequence:
- the LOC127969586 gene encoding gastrula zinc finger protein XlCGF8.2DB-like has product MMFIKEESEDVRIEETFRVKQEYTEEQTDLMSLKKESQALDEMENKEHHDFKTRENFCISQTKKTTGKRAPKTGARSKFTCQHCGKIFTEKINLEVHMRIHTGEKPYKCSQCGKGFKHKQTLNAHIKIHTGEKLYPCQQCGRSFNLKGNLEIHMRIHTGEKPYTCKLCGKSFVIKATLQRHMMIHTGEKPHTCKLCGRGFIRKSDLEVHMRIHTGEKPYTCPQCGKSFTRQYTLKAHIRIHTGEKPYNCQQCGKSFTRKQTLKDHMKIHSGEKYSNCQQFQM; this is encoded by the exons ATgatgtttattaaagaggagagtgaagatgtgaggattgaagaaacattcagagtcaaacaagaatacactgaggaacaaacag ACCTGATGTCACTGAAAAAAGAGAGTCAAGCACTGGATGAAATGGAAAACAAAGAACATCATGATTTCAAAACCAGAGAAAATTTTTGTATCTCACAGACTAAAAAGACTACAGGAAAACGAGCTCCGAAAACCGGAGCAAGAAGTAAATTCACCTGCCAACACTGTGGAAaaatttttactgaaaaaataaacctTGAAGTTCAtatgaggattcacactggagaaaagccttacaAATGCTCTCAATGTGGAAAGGGTTTCAAACATAAACAAACTCTTAATGCCCACATTAAAATTCACACAGGAGAGAAGCTATAcccctgccaacagtgtggaaggAGTTTCAATCTAAAAGGAAACCTTGAAatccacatgaggattcacactggagaaaagccttacacctgcaaactgtgtggaaaAAGTTTTGTTATAAAAGCAACCCTTCAAAGGCACATGATGATTCATACTGGAGAAAAGCCTCAcacctgcaaactgtgtggaaGGGGTTTCATTAGAAAATCAGACCTTGaggtccacatgagaattcacactggagagaagccttacacatgccctcagtgtggaaagagttttacacgtCAATATACTCTTAAAGCCCACataagaattcacactggagagaagccatacaactgccaacagtgtggaaagagttttacacgtAAACAAACTCTTAAAGACCACATGAAAATTCACAGTGGAGAGAAATATTCCAACTGCCAACAGTTTCAGAtgtaa